From Musa acuminata AAA Group cultivar baxijiao chromosome BXJ3-8, Cavendish_Baxijiao_AAA, whole genome shotgun sequence, one genomic window encodes:
- the LOC103973453 gene encoding large ribosomal subunit protein bL34c → MAMLLAALSAGPPTASLSFLAGRSGLGRSSVTLSKAPTTPSSSLLHTSFRSSPFGSLSSPSSFFGLSLCVDLGSSRVVKERYRGLQVRAGKAALCTTKRSRSRKSLARTHGFRRRMRTPSGRAVIRRRRAKGRKVLCTKSNPNSGKRA, encoded by the exons ATGGCCATGTTATTGGCAGCTCTGTCCGCAGGTCCCCCAACTGCCTCACTCTCCTTCCTCGCCGGCCGCAGCGGCCTCGGCCGAAGCTCTGTCACGCTTTCCAAGGCTCCCACGACTCCTTCGAGTTCGCTCCTCCACACCTCCTTCCGTTCCTCTCCTTTTGGATCTCTGTCCTCGCCTTCGTCCTTCTTCG GATTGTCTCTGTGTGTTGATTTGGGATCCAGTAGAGTTGTGAAAGAGAGGTACCGTGGTCTACAAGTGAGAGCTGGAAAGGCTGCACTTTGCACGACGAAAAGGTCGAGATCTCGAAAGTCACTTGCTCGGACGCATGGCTTCCGTAGACGAATGAGAACCCCTAGTGGAAGAGCAGTTATTAGGCGAAGGCGTGCAAAGGGAAGGAAAGTTCTATGCACCAAGTCAAATCCAAACAGCGGAAAGCGGGCTTGA